A single region of the Deinococcus radiodurans R1 = ATCC 13939 = DSM 20539 genome encodes:
- a CDS encoding SDR family oxidoreductase yields MTPPILVTGAASGLGLATAQLLRERGHDVILSDLRPSPLGETRVADLTDEAARRDLIAGLPPLGGLVASAGVAGQAPGHLVMELNYVATRDLVSCLLPKIARGSAAVVLSSTSALFASQTQEERRVIRDDPAAARPGWQDLEGWDAYGLSKRLLLDELPGWVAAGLPHGVRVNALLPGPIETPMLGDLEQMQGAEAMDYMKAVVGRYGQPREIATIIAFLLSPDASWLNGVELRVDGGLFTQFALEQRTS; encoded by the coding sequence ATGACTCCACCGATTCTGGTGACGGGCGCCGCAAGCGGACTGGGGCTGGCGACGGCGCAGCTCCTGCGTGAGCGAGGCCACGACGTGATTCTCTCCGACCTGCGGCCCTCGCCGCTCGGCGAAACGCGGGTGGCCGACCTCACCGATGAGGCGGCGCGGCGTGACCTGATCGCGGGCCTGCCTCCACTGGGGGGTCTGGTCGCCTCGGCGGGCGTGGCCGGTCAGGCGCCGGGGCACCTCGTCATGGAGCTGAACTACGTAGCGACCCGTGACCTGGTGAGCTGTCTGCTTCCGAAGATAGCGCGGGGCAGCGCCGCCGTGGTGCTGTCGAGCACGTCCGCCCTTTTCGCGTCCCAGACGCAGGAGGAACGCCGCGTCATCCGCGACGATCCCGCCGCTGCGCGCCCCGGCTGGCAGGACCTCGAAGGCTGGGACGCCTACGGGCTGTCCAAGCGGCTGCTGCTCGACGAGCTGCCGGGGTGGGTGGCCGCCGGGCTGCCGCACGGCGTGCGCGTCAATGCCCTGCTGCCGGGGCCAATTGAAACCCCCATGCTCGGCGATCTGGAGCAGATGCAGGGCGCGGAAGCCATGGATTACATGAAGGCGGTGGTGGGCCGCTACGGTCAGCCGCGCGAAATCGCCACCATTATTGCTTTTCTTCTTTCGCCCGACGCCTCGTGGCTCAATGGTGTGGAACTGCGGGTGGACGGGGGGCTCTTTACGCAGTTCGCCCTGGAGCAGCGCACCTCCTGA